A part of Molothrus aeneus isolate 106 unplaced genomic scaffold, BPBGC_Maene_1.0 scaffold_30, whole genome shotgun sequence genomic DNA contains:
- the S1PR2 gene encoding sphingosine 1-phosphate receptor 2, protein MGSIYKEYWNRDKIREHYNFTKGDGGEAAAPSRWVGSVLIVVLCCFIVLENLLVLVSICRNKRLHLAMYIFIGNLAASDLLAGAAFMANTLLSGSTTFSLTPVQWFVREGTAFATLAASVFSLLAIAIERHVAITKVKVYSSDKSCRMVLLIGACWVIAGAVGSLPIMGWNCISDLGDCSTVLPLYSKRYVLFVTTIFTLILMAIVGLYTRIYCIVRSSHAEIASAQTLALLKTVTIVLGAFIVCWLPAFIILLMDASCPVRACRVLYSANYFFAFATLNSAANPVIYMLRSKDMRGEFLRVLCCCGRARGRGQPPGRAGVPLRTSSSLDRGPASPATELPTAPLTRECTTSV, encoded by the coding sequence ATGGGGAGCATCTACAAGGAATATTGGAACCGCGACAAGATCCGCGAGCACTACAACTTCACCAAGGGCGACGGGGGCGAGGCCGCGGCGCCCTCGCGCTGGGTGGGCTCCGTGCTCATCGTCGTGCTGTGCTGCTTCATCGTGCTGGAGAacctgctggtgctggtgtcCATCTGCCGCAACAAGCGCCTGCACCTGGCCATGTACATCTTCATCGGCAACCTGGCGGCCTCGGACCTGCTGGCCGGCGCGGCCTTCATGGCCAACACGCTGCTGTCGGGCAGCACCACCTTCAGCCTGACGCCCGTGCAGTGGTTCGTGCGCGAGGGCACGGCCTTCGCCACGCTGGCGGCCTCGGTGTTCAGCCTGCTGGCCATCGCCATCGAGCGGCACGTGGCCATCACCAAGGTGAAGGTGTACAGCAGCGACAAGAGCTGCCGCATGGTGCTGCTGATCGGCGCCTGCTGGGTGATCGCCGGCGCCGTGGGCAGCCTGCCCATCATGGGCTGGAACTGCATCAGCGACCTGGGCGACTGCTCCACCGTGCTGCCGCTCTACTCCAAGCGCTACGTGCTCTTCGTCACCACCATCTTCACGCTCATCCTCATGGCCATCGTGGGGCTCTACACGCGCATCTACTGCATCGTGCGCTCCAGCCACGCCGAGATCGCCTCGGCGCAGACGCTGGCGCTGCTCAAGACCGTCACCATCGTGCTGGGCGCCTTCATCGTCTGCTGGCTGCCCGCCTTCATCATCCTCCTGATGGATGCCTCGTGCCCCGTGCGCGCCTGCCGCGTGCTCTACAGCGCCAATTATTTCTTCGCCTTCGCCACGCTCAACTCGGCGGCCAATCCGGTGATCTACATGCTGCGCAGCAAGGACATGCGCGGCGAGTTCCTGCGCGTGCTCTGCTGCTGCGGCCGTGCCCGGGGCCGCGGGCAGCCCCCCGGCCGGGCGGGGGTCCCGCTGCGCACGTCCAGCTCGCTGGACAGGGGCCCGGCCAGCCCGGCCACTGAGCTGCCCACGGCGCCGCTGACCCGCGAGTGCACCACGTCCGTGTGA
- the MRPL4 gene encoding large ribosomal subunit protein uL4m, with the protein MIRAGAAALRAWSRGRGWAALSTAPAPPATPETRRGLSPEEPPVASPVLRSCSVPVPSPLSPVQAWVGSLRHPQDALRGLADLHPDVFAVTPRLDILHTVATWQRNFRRISHARVRTRAEVRGGGRKPWRQKGSGRARHGSIRSPLWRGGGIAHGPRGPTSYFYMVPMRVRVLGLKVALSVKLMQDELHLVESLELPSSDPQELLELARARRWGHSVLVVDTNEFPENISAAVEGLKSITLIPALGLNVHSLLKHQTLVLTLDAVTFLEQRLLWHDSRYAPLVPLSLPHRDPPPAA; encoded by the exons ATGATCCGCGCGGGGGCGGCCGCCCTGAGGGCCtggagccggggccggggctgggccgcG CTCTCGacggcgccggccccgcccgcgACCCCCGAGACCCGCAGGG gcctgtCCCCAGAGGAGCCCCCGGTGGCGTCCCCggtgctgaggagctgcagcgtCCCCGTGccgtccccgctgtccccggtACAGGCCTGGGTGGGGTCCCTGCGCCACCCCCAGGACGCGCTGCGGGGCCTGGCCGACCTGCACCCCGACGTCTTCGCTGTCACCCCCAG gctggacaTCCTGCACACGGTGGCCACGTGGCAGAGGAACTTCAGGAGGATT agccacgCCCGGGTGCGCACCCGAGCCGAGGTGCGGGGCGGCGGCCGCAAGCCCTGGCGGCAGAAAGGCTCCGGGCGCGCCCGGCACGGCTCCATCCGGTCCCCGCTATGGAGGGGAG gtgGCATCGCCCACGGCCCGCGGGGCCCCACCAGCTACTTCTACATGGTGCCCATGAGGGTGCGGGTGCTGGGGCTGAAGGTGGCCCTGAGCGTGAAGCTGATGCAG gacGAGCTGCACCTGGtggagagcctggagctgcccagcagtgacccccaggagctgctggagctggcacgGGCACGGCGCTGGGGACACTCCGTGCTGGTGGTGGACAC cAATGAATTCCCAGAGAACATCAGCGCCGCGGTCGAGGGGCTCAAATCCATCACcctcatccctgccctgg GGCTCAACGTGCACAGCCTGCTCAAGCACCAGACGCTGGTGCTGACCCTGGACGCCGTCACCTTCCTGGAGCAGCGGCTGCTGTGGCACGACTCGCGCTACGCGCCCCTGGTGCCCCTCTCGCTGCcccaccgggacccccccccggcTGCCTGA
- the LOC136570044 gene encoding intercellular adhesion molecule 1-like has product MAAPALLALALGALGAAAVPPEGPLMSLSTSDPMVRKPFKVTCSIRSAVPATNVTITANDRAWPVALSQDGQQATAEVTIAKEGSARLGCTVHVGSRKLQTSTTIQAFYVPTPLLDITSTTEAGTELRGRCSMPPEAGSDIQVRVVARGPRDLVDFTKPPVNFSLTVTEEDAERELVVTCEARMPPYASRNKSQQIHVLVKPRLDIELCPPQQNWTEGQEGTLNCSAKGTPEPRVSCSKDGHSLIPGSIRPVYRAHAGTYLCQATNELGTAERNVTVWVQHVSDVSDVSDVSVPLLPVLLGTLLSVAAVLLVLAGGYFLYRQGKIGEYWLWKRQPPPDAQPLRPQGSSQAAAAAPNGCAAP; this is encoded by the exons ATGGCGGCCCCCGCGCTGCTGGCGCTGGCCCTGGGCGCCCTGGGCGCCGCGGCAG TGCCCCCCGAGGGTCCCCTCATGTCCCTGTCAACCTCGGACCCGATGGTGAGGAAGCCCTTCAAGGTCACCTGCAGCATCAGGAGCGCCGTCCCCGCCACCAACGTCACCATCACCGCCAACGACCGCGCGTGGCCGGTGGCGCTGAGCCAGGACGGCCAGCAGGCCACCGCCGAGGTCACCATAGCAAAGGAAGGCAGTGCCCGGCTGGGCTGCACCGTCCAcgtgggcagcaggaagctcCAGACCAGCACCACCATCCAGGCCTTCT ATGTCCCCACGCCGCTGTTGGACATCACCAGCACCACCGAGGCTGGCACGGAGCTGAGGGGAAGGTGCTCCATGCCACCCGAAGCCGGCAGTGACATCCAGGTGAGGGTGGTGGCACGTGGCCCGCGGGACCTGGTGGATTTTACAAAGCCCCCGGTGAACTTCAGCCTGACAGTGACGGAGGAGGACGCGGAGAGGGAGCTGGTGGTGACCTGTGAGGCCAGGATGCCTCCCTACGCCTCGAGGAACAAATCCCAGCAGATCCATGTGCTGG TCAAACCACGGCTGGACATCGAGCTCTGTCCCCCGCAGCAGAACTggacagaggggcaggaggggacccTGAACTGCAGCGCCAAGGGCACACCTGAGCCGCGGGTGAGCTGTTCCAAGGACGGGCATTCCCTCATCCCTGGATCCATCCGTCCTGTTTACCGCGCCCACGCCGGCACCTACCTGTGCCAGGCCACCAACGAGCTGGGGACAGCCGAGCGCAACGTCACCGTCTGGGTGCAGC aTGTCTCGGATGTCTCGGATGTCTCGGATGTCTCGGTCCCGCTGCTCCCGGTGCTCCTGGGGACGCTTCTGTCGGTGGCCGCCGTCCTCCTGGTCCTGGCCGGGGGCTACTTCCTCTACCGCCAGGGCAAGATCGGCGAGTACTGGCTCTGGAAGCGGCAGCCGCCGCCGGACGCGCAGCCCCTgcggccccagggcagctcccaggcgGCCGCGGCCGCTCCCAACGGATGCGCGGCCCCGTAG
- the ICAM5 gene encoding intercellular adhesion molecule 5 produces the protein MGPPGPATRLLPPLVLALAGVARGTFTVAAWPRVAVVAFGGSVTVNCSRSACPGDNATLGLETALPATPGPGGLRWQSFRLHNVSRWSPGPVTCSGRCGDAEANASAGVLVYQLPERVELEPVPAVAVGDSRNLTCHVREVAPLQNLTVTLRRGAETLRTESFGDAEGSASVAVSHLLTVTRGDHGQDVTCHAELSLRPHGPLFARAAVPVTLSVFALPEPPQLQAPAILEAGAVANASCRITGAFPAGDVRVTAALDQEPLNVTAAVAGDTVTASTALSPRSPGLRELSCTAAVATVARTARRQLHVYRFPAPALELSPAPAAAGSEVTVTCHAGAAEPPEARLQLRDADGGVLAEGPQPRLQLRLLARRDDDGREFRCRASLAVGGSVVTKDAAARLAVLYLPEIPASGCPGNRTWVRGAREALSCRATGNPEPTVVCGRDGVAVATGEPEPVTRSRAGTYVCNATNALGTRSRRVTVRVEYEPTMSESGCPARRVWVEGQRRELECRADGDPPPSTRCARDSGPRDGGTRDGGTRDGGTRDSGTRDGGTRDGGTRDSGTRDGGTRDGGTRDGGTRDGGTRDGGTRDGGTRDGGSHHGGVARGRVVTRADGGRYVCRASNRHGVAVRSVLVTVEYQPSLGERGCPERRRWLEGTPAELGCAATGNPPPRVTCAKLGDPANATELGRDGRDPARATANVTRAHAGTYQCRATNAHGSAVRNVTVAVEYGPAGVTVRVLPSANVTRGSGFTVDCGAEGVPAPTYTWALPPAPNLRWAADNRSVTVTGATTANRGLYTCTASNRHGRRAGSVVVRVDESWLVLLAALGALGAAAALALAVAGGCYLKSTACKKGEYNVRDAEGSSEAACLHRQRDPRAEVFGIQLSPP, from the exons atgggcccccccggcccggccACGCGGCTCTTGCCCCCCCTCGTTCTGGCGCTCGCAG GGGTCGCCCGGGGCACCTTCACGGTGGCGGCCTGGCCGCGGGTGGCCGTGGTGGCCTTCGGGGGCTCGGTGACCGTCAACTGCAGCCGCAGCGCCTGCCCGGGGGACAACGCCACGCTGGGGCTCGAGACCGCCCTGCCCGCGACCCCCGGGCCCGGGGGGCTCCGCTGGCAAAGCTTCCGGCTCCACAACGTGTCCCGCTGGAGCCCCGGCCCCGTCACCTGCTCCGGCCGCTGCGGCGACGCCGAGGCCAACGCCAGCGCCGGCGTCCTCGTCTACC AGCTGCCGGAGCGGGTGGAGCTGGAGCCGGTGCCGGCGGTGGCCGTGGGGGACAGCCGGAACCTGACGTGCCACGTGCGGGAGGTGGCCCCGCTGCAGAACCTGACGGTGACGCTGCGGCGCGGGGCCGAAACGCTGCGCACCGAGAGCTTCGGCGACGCCGAGGGCAGCGCCAGCGTGGCCGTGAGCCACCTGCTGACCGTCACCCGCGGCGACCACGGCCAGGACGTCACCTGCCACGCCGAGCTGTCCCTGCGGCCGCACGGGCCCCTGTTCGCCCGCGCCGCTGTCCCCGTCACGCTCTCGGTGTTCG CTCTCCcggagcccccccagctccaggcccCCGCCATCCTCGAGGCCGGCGCCGTGGCCAACGCCAGCTGCCGCATCACCGGCGCCTTCCCGGCCGGGGACGTCCGTGTCACCGCCGCGCTGGACCAGGAGCCGCTGAACGTCACGGCGGCGGTGGCCGGGGACACGGTGACGGCCAGCACGGCGCTGTCCCCGCGCAGCCCCGGCCTGCGGGAGCTGAGCTGCACGGCCGCGGTGGCCACGGTGGCGCGGACGGCGCGGAGGCAGCTCCACGTTTACC GATTCCCCGCGCCCGCCCTGGAGCtgagcccggccccggccgcggcGGGCAGCGAGGTGACGGTGACGTGCCACGCCGGGGCCGCCGAGCCGCCCGAGGCGCGGCTGCAGCTCCGCGACGCGGACGGCGGGGTCCTGGCCGAgggcccgcagccccggctgCAGCTCCGGCTGCTGGCCCGGCGCGACGACGACGGCCGCGAGTTCCGGTGCCGGGCCAGCCTGGCGGTGGGCGGCAGCGTGGTGACCAAGGACGCGGCCGCGCGGCTGGCGGTGCTCT atCTTCCCGAAATCCCGGCCAGCGGCTGCCCCGGTAACCGCACGTGGGTGCGGGGAGCGCGGGAAGCGCTGTCCTGCCGCGCCACCGGCAACCCCGAGCCCACCGTGGTGTGCGGCCGCGACGGCGTCGCCGTGGCCACCGGCGAGCCCGAGCCGGTGACCCGGTCCCGCGCGGGGACCTACGTGTGCAACGCCACCAACGCGCTGGGGACGCGCAGCCGCCGCGTCACCGTCCGCGTCGAGT ATGAGCCCACGATGTCCGAGTCGGGGTGTCCGGCACGCCGGGTCTGGGTGGAGGGACAGCGGCGGGAGCTGGAGTGTCGCGCCGACGGGGACCCCCCGCCCAGCACGCGCTGTGCCCGCGACAGCGGCCCCCGAGACGGCGGCACTCGGGATGGTGGCACTCGAGATGGTGGCACCCGCGACAGTGGCACCCGGGATGGTGGCACTCGGGATGGTGGCACCCGCGACAGTGGCACCCGAGATGGCGGCACTCGGGATGGTGGCACCCGAGATGGCGGCACCCGAGATGGCGGCACTCGGGATGGTGGCACCCGCGATGGTGGCACCCGAGACGGTGGCAGCCACCACGGCGGGGTCGCCCGCGGCCGCGTGGTCACCCGGGCCGATGGCGGCCGCTACGTGTGCAGGGCCAGCAACAGGCACGGGGTGGCCGTGCGGAGCGTCCTTGTCACCGTGGAGT ACCAGCCGAGCCTCGGCGAGCGCGGCTGCCCCGAGCGGCGGCGGTGGCTGGAGGGGACCCCGGCCGAGCTGGGCTGCGCCGCCACCGGGAATCCCCCGCCCCGCGTCACCTGCGCCAAGCTGGGCGACCCCGCCAACGCCACCGAGCTGGGCCGGGACGGCCGGGATCCCGCCCGGGCCACCGCCAACGTCACCCGAGCCCACGCGGGCACCTACCAGTGCCGGGCCACCAACGCGCACGGCTCCGCCGTCCGCAACGTCACCGTGGCCGTGGAGT ACGGCCCCGCCGGCGTCACCGTGCGCGTCCTGCCCTCCGCCAACGTCACCCGCGGCAGCGGCTTCACCGTGGACTGCGGCGCCGAGGGGGTCCCGGCGCCCACCTACACCTgggcgctgcccccggcccccaACCTGCGCTGGGCCGCCGACAACCGCTCGGTCACGGTCACCGGCGCCACCACGGCCAACCGGGGGCTCTACACCTGCACGGCGAGCAACCGGCACGGCCGGAGAGCCGGGAGCGTCGTGGTGCGGGTGGACG AGagctggctggtgctgctggcggCGCTGGGGGCGctgggcgcggcggcggcgctggcgcTGGCCGTGGCCGGCGGGTGTTACCTGAAGAGCACGGCGTGCAAGAAGGGCGAGTACAACGTGCGCGACGCCGAGGGCTCCTCCGAGGCCGCCTGCCTGCACCGGCAGCGCGACCCCCGCGCCGAGGTGTTCGGGATCCAGCTGAGCCCGCCCTGA
- the FDX2 gene encoding ferredoxin-2, mitochondrial, with protein MAAPMAAASGGSVTRRLLRGVSRSLSSGGAPAEEPEAAVVNVVFVDREGRQVPVRGRVGDNVLHLAQRHGLELEGACEASLACSTCHVYISEPHLARLPAPDEREEDLLDQAPLLQENSRLGCQLRLSPALEGARIALPRLTRNFYVDGHVPKPH; from the exons ATGGCGGCGCCCATGGCGGCGGCGAGCGGCGGTTCCGTGACGCGGCGGCTGCTCCGGGGCGTCTCCCGCAGCCTCAGCAGCGGCGGGGCCCCGGCCGAGGAGCCCGAGGCCGCCGT GGTTAACGTCGTCTTCGTGGACCGGGAGGGGCGGCAGGTGCCGGTGCGCGGCAGAGTCGGTGACAACGTGCTGCACCTGGCGCAGCGGCacgggctggagctggagg GTGCCTGCGAGGCCTCGCTGGCCTGCTCCACCTGCCACGTTTACATCAGCGAGCCGCACCTGgcgcggctcccggcgccgGACGAGCG GGAGGAGGACCTGCTGGACCAGGCGCCGCTGCTGCAGGAGAACTCGCGGCTCGGCTGCCAGCTCCGGCTGAGCCCCGCGCTGGAGGGGGCGCGCATCGCCCTGCCCCGCCTCACCCGCAACTTCTACGTGGACGGGCACGTCCCCAAACCGCACTGA